The following DNA comes from Musa acuminata AAA Group cultivar baxijiao chromosome BXJ1-4, Cavendish_Baxijiao_AAA, whole genome shotgun sequence.
TCCCGGTGCTTATATGCCATTGGAAGTCTTTCTGAATTTGTTGTGAAACCGTGGATGTCCCTTTTCGTGTGAACACCTTGGAGCAATTTGTGATTTTTCGTTATTTTCGATGTTATCTGCATTTATGACACAACAATCAACGTGCTTGCCGGAGACTTTGAGTACTGGAACCTTTACGTTTGTGCAACTTCCATTTCAAGTGGGGTTAAGTCGATACTACTTGATACTTCACGACAATGTTGCTAGTGTTTTGGCTTCTTGGTTCTCTTTTGAAATTTTTTGCATGCACTAGATCTCTCCACTTGCTGCTTCAGAATGGTGGCtagttctttctttttcttattgaaaTCCTTTTCGTGCATgaatttaattaagttttatttgaaactagtctCATAACCTCAGATCTAAATTGGCTTTTACTTATTATTCGTCTAACAAGCTCCCGGCTGCCACACACAGATTATGAAAGTATGCTTATCTTGTCGTTTGTTCTTTGACAATTAGAGATTCCACCCAATTGACTCTTTGCACTTGCAGTGTTCGATTGTTGCTTTTCTTCGGATATTATGGAAGAAGATGATTACAGGAAGTACATGGATGACATTGTTACTCAACTTCATGAGCATTTCCCTGATGCTTCATTTTTGGTAATCAACTTCAAGGGTGAAGTCGAGAGCAAAATTTCAGATATCTTGGCCCAATATGGCATCACTGTCAGGGGGTACCCTCGCCATTATGAAGGGTGTCCAGTGCTTCCTTTGGAGATAATTCACCACTTCTTGAGGTTATGTGAGAACTGGCTAACTTTGGAAAGGCAGCAAAATGTCTTGCTAATGCATTGTGAGAGAGGAGGATGGCCTATTCTTGCATTTATGCTTGCAAGTCTTCTGCTTTACAGGAAACATTACAGCGGGGAACAAAGGACTCTGGAAATGGTGTATAAGCAGGCTCCGAAGGAGCTCCTTCAGATTTTGTGTCCGTTGAACCCACAATCTTCGCATCTTAGATATCTCCAATACATAACTAGAATAGGCAGTGAGACATGGCCTCCGCAGGATACTCCTTTCACATTGGATTGCCTAATTCTGAGAGTTATTCCGAATATTGATGGAGAAGGGGGTTGCAGGCCTATAGTACGTGTCTATGGTCAAGACCCTCTGTTCCCAGCTGACAGGAGTTCTAAGGTTCTTTTCTCGACAGCAAAGACAAAGAAACATGTTCAGCATTTCAGACAGGTAAACCTTAATTCCTGGACTAAATGATGCCACTAttctgaaaaaaataaaaaaattagtttcTCTGTTTCTCATGTAACTGCAGGCCGAGGATGCACCGATAAAATTAAATGTCCGCTGCTGTGTTCAAGGTGATCTGGTCCTTGAATGCATCAATGTGGATGAGTATCTGGAAGATGAGGAGCTAATGTTCAGGGTAATGTTCAACACGGCCTTTATACAGTCTCATATTTTGCTGTTGAATCCTGAGGATATTGACATTCCTTGGGAAGCTGAAGACCGCTTCTCGAAGGACTTCAAAGCAGAGGTAGGGCTGTCTTCTTTTACTAACACAGAGGGATGTTCTATTTTACCCATACTGTGGGGTTGAAAGCACTTCGTTCCTGAACCAGGTACTCTTTTCAGAGTTTGATGCTGAGTCTGATACTTCCACGGGAACAGGAGCAACGGATGAGGTTGAGATGGAAGTTGGCTCAACAGAGGAGTTCTTCGAGGCAGAAGAGATCTTCAGCAGCCCTGACTGGCATGATGGACAGAAGGATCTCGATATTCAGACAGCTGTATTTTCAAACACACTAGAAACTTTCAGTCCAAGATCTGAAATGTCAAATCCTGAAGCTGATGGACGGAGCCAGTTAGAATCTTTTTATTCTGAACATGTGACTCTTGTGGATGAAGAAACTCTGGTTCTAGATTTACTTACAGGGGTAAGCATGGACTTAGACCATGCTGATCATGAAAATAACCCTGGTGTAAAGGCATTGAACACTCTGGATGATATGTTTAATGAAGCAAAGAGCACGACTTTGGCAGGTGAAGAGAGTACATCAGACAACTCCAAACAGGATACTACTGACAACATTAGTCTAGCAGTTGAAGAGATAACCTCATCAGCGAGTAGCAGTTTTGAACAGGATAGAGTATGGCAAAGGGCAATATTGACTTCAGATCATGTGGCTCATGAATTAGGGGTCTCATTTTTGGCAGATGACCAAATGAGCAGCCGAAGTGTTAGAGATTCAATAGAGGATACAGGGAATAATTCAGATGAAGTTAGGTGCAAAGTAGAAATGTGTGATGTCACAAATAATACAAGAAACTTTGCCACTGAAAATAGGACAGATTCTGGGTTAGCATATCAGAGGTTGGATTCTGATATTGAAGGCCAGAATTCTGAGAAGCTCAAGCATCATATGTCAAATGAAGCACTTACAGTCGACATTGGACAATCTCCTTTCTCAGTTTTATACAAAGAGAAGGATGAAAAGCCGGAGCCATTAGGCAATTCCATAGAATTATTAAACAAAAGGACAATATCTCAGTCATTCCATCCAAGCCGAGGCATCGATGCAATTTTGGTGGATGCATCATCTCAACCTGAAATTCAATTTGCAGGAAAAACTGTAAGTACATCCAGAGTTACTGCTACAAGTATGACAATAACTGGTTCGTCTCCATCAGAACCATTGTCACCACCTTCAATTGAGGCACTTCTTGAGGCATCATCTACTCCATGTACAggtcctctttttgtttcaataCAACCATCCAACTCACCCACTCTTTCGGTTGCTTCACCTCTTTCATccacacctccacctccacctctgcCTCCACCTCCATCTTCACCACATATATATTCACGAATTAGGAGAAAAGTCCCTCCCCATCCATCATTGCTTGCCTCCTATGGAGCCTTGTCATTTGCTCTATCTCGACCTTTACAAATACATGATGTATTCCAAAATCCTGACCAACATCTTGGTCCTCAAATGATATGTGATTCTGTTGCCATAAGTGCTACTTCATCTTCACATTTACCTCACCAACCTCCATCCATGCAACTAGACTCTTTGTTGTTGCCTCCTTTGTTACCTTCTCAAGGCCAATCACTCCCTTCACCTCATCATCTGTCTCATTCATCGCCACCTACAGCTATAATACCATCCTCCAACTATCCCCTAGAACTTTCCCCTCCCCTTGCTTCAAGGACTCTTTTTCCACCATCCCCTCATTCTAGTAACACCATATATGACCCTTCATATCTCTCGTCAACAGAGCCTGAAAGTGGATTAAACAAAATCTCTGATCCTTCTCCCCCTACCTCACTTCCTTCCTCATCTCCTCCTGGACAAAATGTTGACATATTCATTTCTCCTCTGTCAAATTTATCCACAAAAAAGGATCCATTTGATCCACCACCAGTAGCTGCTTCACCACCACCAAATACAATTTGGCATAACATACCAATGTTTGCTAACATTACACTGTCTGATCCACCTTTTACTCATGGAGGTCCCTCACCAACATGTTCACTCCATGATGCAAGCAAGGAAGTTCTAGCAGCATCACAAGATTTTGCATCATATTCATGTTCTCTACAACTATCACCATCTAAGGCTATATGTAAAGGCGTTCCAcctccatctccacctcctccCCCTCATCCGACAACTCCACCTAGACCTCAACAtccacctcctccaccacctccattAGGCCTCCCTGAACCACATACAAGAGCAACACCTCTAACTTTATCCCCACCTCCACCTCCAACAAATTCCCACAGAGCACATATAAGagttcctcctccacctccacctccacctccattgTTCCCTCCAACTCTAAGAGATCTCCCTAAAGGACATATAAGATCTCCATCATCCTCTTATCTGGAAGTTGACAAAAGCTCATTGATTTTACCAACATCTCTACCTCCTCAAGCAGATGAACATGGAATTGCTCCAAATCCAAAACCATTCACTATAGTACATGAAACAACCACACCTGCAACCTCTTCTCCCATGGAACATATAATGTCTCCTCCACCACCTCAAGGAGCCTCACTTCGATTGCCATTAATTGGAGAAAATGGGAAGGCTCCACCGCCACCatcttttcttgaaaattttgggcAATCTCCACCTCCACCATCTCTTCCTGGAAGTTATGAACGACCTCCACCTCCGCCACCTCCACCACCTCCCCTTCGATGTTGTGGAGGAGCATCTTTGCCACCTTTACTTGGAGATACTAGTGAAGCACCATCTTCACTATCATTCGTTGGAGCATTCGAGAAAGCTCAAAGCCCACCACTTCACCCAAAAGATCATATGCAAGATCCACCTCCAGAACCACCCCCTCCGCCGCCTCCCCCAGGAGGAGGTCTATTTGCTCCTTCACCTCTATTGCTTCACCTTAAAGGAGGTCAGGGAGGCATATCCATTCCTCTACTTTCGGCACCTCATCTTGGAGGACACCATGTAGGTGTACCTATTCCACCTCCACCACCTCCCCTTAGAGATGTGATCTCTCCACCTTTACTATCACACCATAGAGTTGTATATGCTCCTCTATCTACCCGCGGAGGTGTATCAACTGATTCGTCTTCTCCCATGGTTCAGAGAGGTGTATCAGCTCCTCCACCTTCGTCGTCTCCCTCTGGAGTTGTATCTTGTCCTCCACCTCCACCCCCACTTCCAAGTCCACCTCCTAGTGATGTATTCATTTCACCTTCACAGCCTCCTTCTAGAGTTGTATCTATTTCTCCACTATCGTCGCCTCCCTTTGGAGTTGTACATGCTCATCCTCCGCCCCCTCCACCCCCTCCACCGCCTTTGGCCCCACCTCCACCACATTTAATCCCACCTCCTATTGATGTATTTATTTCACCTCCGCAGCCCCCTTCTCAATTTGTATCTATTCCATTGCTGTCGCCTTCCACTGGAGTTGTACATGCTCATCCTCCACCACTTTCACCTCCACCGCCTCCATCTGGAGTTGTAGTTGCTcatcctccaccacctccacctccacctctgtCGCCTCCCTTCAAAGTTCTAGTTGCTCATGTTCCATCACTGCCACCTCTATCGCCTCCCTTTGGAGTTATAGTTGCTCATCCTCCACCACCTTCACCTCCAACTCCACCACCTCCACCtctacctccacctccacctccattgCCATCCTTTGGAGTTGTATCTCCTCTGTCGCCATCCTCTGGAGTTGTATCTCCTCCTTCACTGTGGCCTCCCCTTGGAGGAGCCATGTCTACTCCTCCGCTGCCACCGCCTCCTCCTAAAGGAGTTGTGTTTGCTCCTCCTATGTCGCCTCCCTCTAGAGCAAGTGTATCCACTCCTCCGCTGCCTCCCCTTGGAAGTGTATCCACTCCTCCACCTTCACTGCCTCCTCTCGGAGGAGATGTATCTACACCTCCACCTCTGCCTCCGCCTCCACCTCCATCGCCTTCCCTTGGAGCAAATGTATGTACCCCTCCACCTCCATCTCCACCTCCATCGCCTTCCCCTGGAGCAAATGTATCTACCCCtctacctccacctccacctccgcctCTGCCTCCACCTCCATCGCCTTCCCCTGGAGCAAATGTATCTacccctccacctccacctccacctccgcctCTGCCTCCACCTCCGCCTCCACCTCCATCGCCTTCCCTTGGAGCAAATGTATGTTACCCtccacctccgcctccgcctctgcCTCCACCTCCATCGCCTTCCCTTGGAGCAAATGTATGTtaccctccacctccacctccacctccacctccgcctccgcctccacctCCATCGCCTTCCCTTAGAGCAAATGTATGTtaccctccacctccacctccatctCCACCTCCACCGCCTTCCCTTAGAGCAAATGTATCTACCCCTCCACCtctacctccacctccacctccacctccgccACCATTGTCTCCTTATGAAGGAGGTGTATTTGGTCCACCTACAACACCTCCTCCTAGAGGAGGTGTATTCgcaccaccacctccaccacctCCCATTGGAGGAGGTGTATTTGCACCACCCCCTCCACTGCCTCCCCTTGGAGAAGGTGTAGTCGCATCGCCACCTCCACCGCCTCCCCCTGGAGGAGGTGTAGTCGCACCGCCACCTCCACCGCCTCCCGCTGGAGGAGGTGTAGTCGCACCGCCACCTCCACCGCCTCCCCTTGGAGGGGGCGTATTTGTGcaaccaccacctcctccgcctACCCCCGGAGGAGGTGTATTCATGACACCACCTCCACCGCCTCCCCCTGGAGGAGGTGTATTTGCTCCACCTCCACTTCCTCCTCCCGGAGGAGGTGGGCAAGctccacctccaccacctccCCCTGGAGGTGTATTTGCTCCACCTCCGCCACCTCTCCCCGGAGGCTGTGGGCAAGCtccacctcctccacctcctcctggaGGAGCTGTGTCtactcctccacctccacctagGGCTCCTGGTGCTCCACCCCCACCAAGGGCTCCAGGTGCTCCACCTCCACCTGGGGCTCCAGGTGCTCCTCCGCCTCCTCAAGCTGGCATAAGAGGCTTACCTCCAAATTCCATGGCTGGGGGAAGGGGAAACATGCTTGCACGTCCTGGAGGACCAGGTATGTCAGCAGCCCGAAGGTCACCATTTAAGCCATTGCATTGGGTGAAAGTATCAAGAGCCATGCAAGGAAGCTTATGGGCCGAGTTACAGAAACATGCTGACGCTCACAGGTATCTCTATTTTACAATTGCTGATCTGGTGTATCAAAAGTTTTTTTCATCTTACGTTTCTTGGTACCAACCACCAAATGAGTATAGGAATATTATTCTGGAGTTTCTAACAAACATTTATTGGTTAAAAGCTATTTCTGAGATGCCAAAACTTATGTCTTATTTTGTACTTTGGTATGTTTTTAACTTCTTATTAATATTTAGAATTATAGGTTACCTTTATTCTCAGCTGCAAACTTATTCTTTACATCTGCTTCCTAAAAAGCCAACCTTTTGAATACAGCACTTCAGAATTTGATGTGTCAGAACTTGAAAGTCTCTTCTCTGCAGTAGTTCCAAAGTCAAAGGATAGCTCAAAATCTGATGGCCGACAAAAATCTGCTGGATCTAAATCTGATAAAGTTCACCTGGTAACTCTTTGGAGCATAGTACCTACTGCCAAATAAGTACTACAAGATTTGTCAATTTTAGTAACTTCTTTTCATGTTGTAACTTATGCTGTAGGCTCCTAGCAGTAGCTTGAAGGACTTGTGTGGTCCATGCAGCCATTTCCTATCATGTACATTATAATGTCTAATTGGCAACTCTAAATTGTTATCCTTTTATACTTCAAGCATCACCAGGAGAACTCAAGACATGGTAAATGTGAAAGAAAATGGTACTTGACTACAAAGAACGATAAGGGGAAAAATGAGCATAATCTAGTCaagttaataatattaatatatgctAAGTTGTTTTGTTGCTTTGACTTTCTGCAACGTTAGTATTGTTAAATTGGTTATTGGTATGGGAAATCACAGATCAAATTGGATAATTTTAATACCTAATCAACCAAACTGTCCATAGTTGCTGAATTTTTGTTAGTATACATTCAATAAGGATTTATCTTTTGCTGATACTTTGTCATAAATTATGAAAGTTTAAAATCGTTAGTCTGATATCATTTTGATCTCTTGTCAGCTAGTATGGGAATATGAACTGGTATACAAGGTGGTATAGCAATCTGTATTATCCTGTATtactaaaaagatgataaaatgtgGAGACTGTCTGATACTGAGATATTGATCCTGTACTGGTTCTTGGTCAGACAAGTAAATACTGGTCAACACATATCAGTCCAACTAGTAATTGAAACACTAATTCTGAAAAATAGAATCTGATAAATTATTGCACTTACTTTTTGCACTGAAAAATTGCAACTGAAGTCTGACCTCAATTTGGATTTCTGCAACTCCAACATATGCATTTATTCACATTCTTTGGTTCCATGTAATCATACATGAGTGCTTTTGCATTTGGAATAGAGGTCTTTGCATTTTGATGTGCAACTAGGGAACAAGCATGTTAAATTGTGGATTACAACTTAAGGCTGCAACTGATGAGACCTATTTGGACTTCTGTCATCTCTTTGACCATTGACTGACCATCACTGTTTTTCTTGCCACTTAATTTGGCCATGGTCATCCATCCTGAACACTGCCATATAGTCTACCTACCATGGTTATTGTTGCTTCATTCACGTGTTACTACTGTCCAACTACAATCCATCTTGGCCATCACCACCTTTCAGGCATTCACCTGGACCATCATCATCCCTCTTCTAGCTGCTCGTCACCAGTTTTGTGATGAGTGCTGCACCTTCTGCCTTTACTTCTCCTCTCGCCACCATTCTTGCCACTGTTGTTCCTTCTAGTATACAGCTTGGCCTTCATTGTCCCATTTGGCCACTAGCATCCATCATGTTGCCAACCCACCTGTTGTTGGCCTTCTTATTGctcatcttgatgattattatcatTGTCACACCCCAGTCCCTGTTTTGATCACTTTAGTCCTCCCAACCGTCTGATCAGCACTCACTCCCTGAATTATGTTGCATCTGTTACCATCCACTCTGATCGCATCACCGCCAACTGTTCAATTGCCCATCTCTTCCAATCACTTGCAAGTCCCACTTGTGATGAGCCAAACAGACAGATCAAATGATTATGTGTGacatttataaatttgaattacctTAGTTGGGGTTAAATCTAATTATGTAACCAAATGTCTCATTTAATTCCGTTTTATGAACCTGTCCTCTACCTGTCTGAACTATCTGCTATATCTTTCTATGATCCAAATTGCAGATGATTGGCCTATGTACATGTTCTATAGTATGATACAGAAAATAAGAAGGCTGATCACTAACTCATTTCTTGAGATCTGCAACCTGTCGCTTTTTCTGTATTAGTTTCAGAAAAACAAGAAACAAGGTCTTAATGAAATCCATTAATTTTATGTATACTCAAGTACTTTTAAGTTGTAACTATAATTCAACTACTGAAGAAGTCTTATGGGAGATTTCAGTTGAAATACTGATTATTACTGACCAATCATGGAACTCTTATACCAAGATAGAAGCAAGGTATATTTTGTAGTCTGCTAGGTGTGATGTTGGCCaactccaataaaagcccattctTAGAATCTAAATTATTTTGTTCATATTATCATGTTCCAGTCTGTTGGCCTATTGTGCTGCTTACCCTATGTGCTTGGCTTTAAGTCTAACCTTGTCACAGCAATTTGGATTTAGGCTATTTTTCCTTAGCTTTCTGTTAATAACTTGATCCTTATACATTGTGAAGCATGACCTCAATTTTCTAAAACAAATGCTTATcagtcaaatcattttcatgtttTTACCTACCACGATATTATTACCTGTTTGTAGATCGAACTAAGGCGAGCCAATAATACTGAAATCATGCTGACAAAAATCAAGATGCCACTGTCTGATATGATGGTAATCTAAATCTTGgtctttctcccctttttgtcATTTAATCTATgtgttcataattttttttaaaggaaaATATGCTCATACATTTTTCCATTGAGATAGTATGATgaagatttttttaatcttttcacttgttTTACATCTTAGAGCTTGTGCATTTGATTGctaacaagaatattgatttataCTTCAGATTTAATTCTTGATAATAACATTTGAATCACATGCAATTTTTCGAATTTTGGCATCTCAAATCATTGTGTGGAATTATTTTTTTGGGCTTTACGTGTTCTACTTTCTGGGACGCTTATGCTGATAATTACagaatttgtttctttttttttttctattcagtACTCGTTATGTTCTGAAGGAACTAGGTGAAACGTTACTCAAGTAACTGACTATTATCATGAGGGCATGTACCACATGACTTTGGTTTTGTTGGACACTATGACTAAGTCTCGAAGAATATTTGAAAAAAGATTATGCTAACTCAATCTGCAAAAATATCAAGCTTAAGATAGTCTGATCTTTGGTGAGTTCCTGATCAGAGATATGGGAGAATAAAGAAAGAGAGAAGCTAAAAAGAAACTCTGAtgtacttgtttcttttaaatgtCTGCTGTACTGATCATCTCCAGACCAAAAGATCAAAGATATGGACATTATGACCAAATACATGCATCCTCATTTAGCAAGCTAGGCATGTTATAATTCAATTACAATCAGATTTAGAACTAATCGGATAGGATCTAATGGCTAGATTGCAGATGATTCGAGTTCTCAAGGCAAGAGTGGAGAGAGATCATAAGTAGTGACTATGATAGAGAGTTATGTAAAAGcaagaacataaaagaaaaaggtTGGAGTGCAGCTAAAATGAACTGACCATTAAATATATTCACAATGGCATTGTTGACTATTTTTATTATagggttaaggtccattttagctcCTGTGATTTTGGCCATAGACCACTTAAGCCTTTATGGTttattcgtgtctaaaataacctctatatttttaaaaaaatagcatATAAACTTTTTCCGTCAAATATGAGTTAATAGATATTATAGTCTGCTTATGTGGCATGCTGACccacaataaaccattaatataataacacatgtaatttaagttttttttaaaaaaactgagATCACCATCAATGACGAGAGGAGGCGTCGTCATGGAAACGACTACCAGCAGCAACATCGAGTCGTTGCTGCCTAACAAGGCGTCATACGCACGTAGCCTCTCCCATGTTGATAATGAGCTCAGGAGTTTCCTATCCTACCTTAGGTGGATGTGCGTCGACTTGTCCGACGCTAGGCACGCAATGGTTTCctggtccctcttcctcctcctagacATCTTCGTCCCCACCACCTCCCACTTTGTCCTCTCCTGTGCCCCCATTTGTCGCGCCTACGACATGGTGGTCCAGCTCTCCTTCACCTCTGCCTTCGACCTCTTTTACCtctgcctctctgccttcgtccgCCGCTACGACCTCCATCGCTTCCTCTTCCTTGACAAAATGGACCTTAAccctttttaaaacttaaattacacgtgtcattatattaatgatttattatgagtcaaaatgtcacgtaagcagactctaatgtCTATTAACCCAGACTTGACGCGAGGGGTTTATATactacgttttttaaaatgtatgggttattttagacacgagtaaatcataagggcttaagtgggCTATGGTCAAAACCACGTGGCTAAAATAGATCTTAacctttttttaaatttaaattatacgtatcattatattaataatttattgtgagtcagcatgTCACGTAAGCAAACTCTAATGTCTGTTAACCCAAACTTGACGAAATGAGCTTATATACTACGTTTTTGAAAATataggggttattttagacacgagtaaattATAAGGGTTTAAGTGGTTCACAACTAAAATAACAagggctaaaatggaccttaaccatTTATTATAAGTTCCAAAGCAAATTTAGCCATGactttattaaataaatcatagGGGCAATCATAGTCGAGAAAATAAAAGGAGTATATAGATTTCCTTCTATGCACTGTTACAAATTTCTTGTCTGGTTAaatttagagaaaaagaaaacccgacaaaataataaaaactaaaacaAACCA
Coding sequences within:
- the LOC135581498 gene encoding formin-like protein 20 isoform X1 → MALFRRLFYRKPPDRLLEITERVYVFDCCFSSDIMEEDDYRKYMDDIVTQLHEHFPDASFLVINFKGEVESKISDILAQYGITVRGYPRHYEGCPVLPLEIIHHFLRLCENWLTLERQQNVLLMHCERGGWPILAFMLASLLLYRKHYSGEQRTLEMVYKQAPKELLQILCPLNPQSSHLRYLQYITRIGSETWPPQDTPFTLDCLILRVIPNIDGEGGCRPIVRVYGQDPLFPADRSSKVLFSTAKTKKHVQHFRQAEDAPIKLNVRCCVQGDLVLECINVDEYLEDEELMFRVMFNTAFIQSHILLLNPEDIDIPWEAEDRFSKDFKAEVLFSEFDAESDTSTGTGATDEVEMEVGSTEEFFEAEEIFSSPDWHDGQKDLDIQTAVFSNTLETFSPRSEMSNPEADGRSQLESFYSEHVTLVDEETLVLDLLTGVSMDLDHADHENNPGVKALNTLDDMFNEAKSTTLAGEESTSDNSKQDTTDNISLAVEEITSSASSSFEQDRVWQRAILTSDHVAHELGVSFLADDQMSSRSVRDSIEDTGNNSDEVRCKVEMCDVTNNTRNFATENRTDSGLAYQRLDSDIEGQNSEKLKHHMSNEALTVDIGQSPFSVLYKEKDEKPEPLGNSIELLNKRTISQSFHPSRGIDAILVDASSQPEIQFAGKTVSTSRVTATSMTITGSSPSEPLSPPSIEALLEASSTPCTGPLFVSIQPSNSPTLSVASPLSSTPPPPPLPPPPSSPHIYSRIRRKVPPHPSLLASYGALSFALSRPLQIHDVFQNPDQHLGPQMICDSVAISATSSSHLPHQPPSMQLDSLLLPPLLPSQGQSLPSPHHLSHSSPPTAIIPSSNYPLELSPPLASRTLFPPSPHSSNTIYDPSYLSSTEPESGLNKISDPSPPTSLPSSSPPGQNVDIFISPLSNLSTKKDPFDPPPVAASPPPNTIWHNIPMFANITLSDPPFTHGGPSPTCSLHDASKEVLAASQDFASYSCSLQLSPSKAICKGVPPPSPPPPPHPTTPPRPQHPPPPPPPLGLPEPHTRATPLTLSPPPPPTNSHRAHIRVPPPPPPPPPLFPPTLRDLPKGHIRSPSSSYLEVDKSSLILPTSLPPQADEHGIAPNPKPFTIVHETTTPATSSPMEHIMSPPPPQGASLRLPLIGENGKAPPPPSFLENFGQSPPPPSLPGSYERPPPPPPPPPPLRCCGGASLPPLLGDTSEAPSSLSFVGAFEKAQSPPLHPKDHMQDPPPEPPPPPPPPGGGLFAPSPLLLHLKGGQGGISIPLLSAPHLGGHHVGVPIPPPPPPLRDVISPPLLSHHRVVYAPLSTRGGVSTDSSSPMVQRGVSAPPPSSSPSGVVSCPPPPPPLPSPPPSDVFISPSQPPSRVVSISPLSSPPFGVVHAHPPPPPPPPPPLAPPPPHLIPPPIDVFISPPQPPSQFVSIPLLSPSTGVVHAHPPPLSPPPPPSGVVVAHPPPPPPPPLSPPFKVLVAHVPSLPPLSPPFGVIVAHPPPPSPPTPPPPPLPPPPPPLPSFGVVSPLSPSSGVVSPPSLWPPLGGAMSTPPLPPPPPKGVVFAPPMSPPSRASVSTPPLPPLGSVSTPPPSLPPLGGDVSTPPPLPPPPPPSPSLGANVCTPPPPSPPPSPSPGANVSTPLPPPPPPPLPPPPSPSPGANVSTPPPPPPPPPLPPPPPPPPSPSLGANVCYPPPPPPPLPPPPSPSLGANVCYPPPPPPPPPPPPPPPPSPSLRANVCYPPPPPPSPPPPPSLRANVSTPPPLPPPPPPPPPPLSPYEGGVFGPPTTPPPRGGVFAPPPPPPPIGGGVFAPPPPLPPLGEGVVASPPPPPPPGGGVVAPPPPPPPAGGGVVAPPPPPPPLGGGVFVQPPPPPPTPGGGVFMTPPPPPPPGGGVFAPPPLPPPGGGGQAPPPPPPPGGVFAPPPPPLPGGCGQAPPPPPPPGGAVSTPPPPPRAPGAPPPPRAPGAPPPPGAPGAPPPPQAGIRGLPPNSMAGGRGNMLARPGGPGMSAARRSPFKPLHWVKVSRAMQGSLWAELQKHADAHSTSEFDVSELESLFSAVVPKSKDSSKSDGRQKSAGSKSDKVHLIELRRANNTEIMLTKIKMPLSDMMSAVLALDDSLLDADQVENLIKFCPTKEEMELLKGYSGNKENLGKCEQFFLELMKVPRVESKLRVFAFKIQFNSQISDIRKILHTVDSACEEVRGSEKLKEIMKKILHLGNTLNQGTARGSAVGFRLDSLLKLSDTRATNNRMTLMHYLCKVLAEKSAHLLDFHEDLVSLEAASKIQLKSMAEEQQAIVKGLEKVELELTASESDGPVSEIFCKTLKEFTAVSGAEVRSLTSLYNAVGKNADSLAMYFGEDPARCPFEQVVSTLLNFVRIFRKAHDENRKQAELEKKKAQKEAETEKSKEANIAKNVSR